ATGGTCATCACTGGATGATGGGTACCATTCCGAATGAGTGGGTTGAGGCCAATGCGGCTTCAAAAGGTCGGTTCGACGCCGATTCAAAAGCACCGGGTCGGCGATTTCCCAAGACGTCGGGCGCTATTGACCCGGAAGATTACAACGAAATCGGTGGACTCTGGGAAGCGCTTGAACGTAATAAAATCCCGTTCTATAATTTCGGAGAAGCGAATGAATATGCCGGATCGGTCGAAGAGTGGACAACTACCCAGTTTGGCGCGGCTCAGCCGGTGGTGTTCCCCATGCCGAAAGCCGTGTATCCGCACACCTCCCGCGATTATGCCGGGTACAATACCAACGTGCCCGATCAGTACCGGATGGAGCAGTTCGAGCGGGAATTTACGGCTAAATGGTTAGGCAAGAGTAAGCAAACCATGCCGCAACTCGTAACGATGCAGATACCGAACGATCATGGTGCCGGTCCCCGATCTGATTTTGGCTATCCTTACCTGCATTCGTACATGGCCGATAACGATCTGGCCGTTGGGCGCGTGCTCCATTTCCTGTCGCGTACGAAGTACTGGAAAAACATGCTGGTCATCATTACCGAAGATGATCCGCAGGGCGGTGTGGATCATATTGATGCCCACCGCTCGATTCTGATGATGGCGGGGCCGTATGTAAAACGTGGTTATGTATCGCACACCCATGCCAATTTCGGTTCGATCCTGAAAGTGATGTACAATATCCTGGGCATTCCGTATGTGAACCAGTACGACCAGACGGCTTCGCTTCTGCAGGATTTTTTTACCGACAAACCCGATTTCCGCCCTTACGACGCGGTACTGCCCGATGCCCGCGTTTTCGATCCACAGGCAGCCATGAAACCCTACAAAAAACCATTCGACTGGCGTAAAATCCAGAAAGGCCCCGAAATGGACGACCGGGCCGATCAGCGTGCCGAACACTACCGCCAGCAGAACGGCGATTATTGATGCCCGAACGTATGATTTTGTCTTATCTTGCATCAATGTGGCAGTTCATGATAAGCCTGAAACTAACATTACGTATACCAACCTTTGCACATAAAAATTAATCGATTCATGGCGAGTACAGCCCAACTTTTAGAAGATAGCTTACTGGTAGTCTGGAATGATCGAGATGCTGACCGGCGTTTGGAGGCAATGAGTAGAATATATGCGCCTGACATTCATTTTTATGAAAGCAACTCAGGGGAAGCTATCATTGGCCACCAGGCTATCAACGAACTGATCACAAATTTGCAGACGGAATGGCCGGTTGAATTTCATTTTGAACTGAACAAGCCGTCTCAGGTGAACCATGCGATACAAATGATTTTCTGGAACCTTGGTCCTCAGGGAGTTCAGCCCGTGGCCACGGGTATGGATGTGGCCGTTGTTGAAAATGATCAGATTAAATCCTTATATTTATTTTTAGACAAGGCCAACTAGAAACAGCCGAAGGCTGACTGACGCCTTACTCATCAACATAAACTTCCCCTTGTGAAATCTCCCGCTTTTCTTCGTAACCCTACGGCATTCGTTCTGTATGGCGCTACCGTCGCATTCTGTACGTATGCTTGCATGTATGCCTTTCGTCGGGGCATTACAGCCGTTACGTTTGAGGGAATGATGTTTGCTGGAATCAGCTACAAAATCTGGCTCGTCACGGCGCAGGTGTTTGGCTATGCCGTGTCGAAAGGGATTGGCGTAAAGGTCGTGTCGGAGATGTCGCCCAGCCGCCGGGCGGTCAATATTCTCTTTTTTGTGGGCGTGGCTTTGCTGGCGTTGCTGGGCTTTGCGCTGGTACCCGCTCCCTGGAATATCGTTTTTCTGTTTCTGAATGGTTTGCCACTCGGACTGGTGTATGGAACCATGCTGGGTTTTCTGGAAGGTCGCCGTCAGACCGATGCACTAGTGGCTGGGCTGACAGCTTCATTCATCTTCGCGTCTGGTTTCGTAAAAACTGTGGCCTTGACCATTAAAACTGCGTGGGGTATCTCGGAGTTCTGGCTACCTTTTGTCACGGGCAGTTTGTTTGTGCTCCCTATGCTGCTGTCGATCTACGGACTTACCTTACTGCCACCCCCAACCGATGAAGACCGGGCCTCGCGGACCTTACGCAAACCGATGGATGCCGATGAGCGACGTGCTTTTGTTGCCAATTTCCGTCCCGGCCTGATTCTATTGATCCTTTCCTATGTATTGTTGTCGGCCTTCCGCGACTTTCGGGATAATTTTGGGCCCGAAATTCTAAAAGATGCGGGTGTCGAAAATCCGGGAATTTTCGCCAAAACCGAAACATTGGTTGCTGTAGGGGTACTGATCATTATGGCCTTGCTTCAGCGGGTGTCGAATAACTTCCGGGCGTTTACGCTCCTGAATGGACTGATGCTGGCGGGTGGGGCGCTGGTGGGCCTGAGTACGTATGCGTATGCAACGGGGACCTTGTCGCCCGGTAACTGGTTTCTGCTGACGGGGTTGGGGTTGTATATGGCCTACGTGCCTTGTAACGGCCTGTATTTTGAGCGATTAATAGCCTCCTTTCGCTACGTCAGTACAGTCGGTTTTATCGTCACGTTAGCCGACTGGTATGGCTATCTGGGCAGTGTAGGCGTATTGCTCTACAAGAACTTCGGCCATGCGACAATCAGTTACCGCGAATTTTTTATCTATGGCGCCTACATCATGGCCGTTCTGTATATCCTGCTGGTCATTGGCTCCTACCTTTATTTTAAAGGTCGTTTTCAGGCAGAGACCCTGCTACGGGAAAGGGCAAGTGTTGTCTGAAAGAAACTAATCGTGTATTCCTGTAAGCGGTAACTCCGCAAAAGCGGCCGAAATATTATTGTTTGCCCTTCGAAAATCTATTTTCGCTCCATCTTTGTTATTCTTGCAGTACCTTATTTCATGAGCAGCGAGCCTTGAGTACGTAGTTGCCATTGGCAGCTATTCGCTCTGTCACTCGTTCGCTCTTTTGCTCTTTCGCCATTGAATATGAAACTTCTGAAAATTGCCGCCGGAGTCCTGAATCAAATCCCGTTAGCCTGGGAGCATAACAAACAGAATATTATCAACGCCATTGAAGAAGCACAGCGTCAGAATGTGAGTCTGCTGTGCCTGACAGAGCTTTGTATTTCGGGTTATGGGTGTGAGGATGCTTTTTTTGCCCAGAATACTATCGATCAGTCCGTAGCTTCTCTGCTCGATATTGTGGAACACACGAGTGGAATTGCCGTGGCTGTAGGCTTACCCCTGCGACATAATAACCGAACCTTCGATGTAGCCTGCCTGATAGCGAACAAACGGATTCTGGGCTTTACGGCCAAGCAGTTTATGGCCAATAATGGCGTTCATTACGAAACCCGATGGTTCCAGCCCTGGCCGCCTTACGTTCGGGATGAGATCAAAATCGGTGATTTTATGTATCCCTTTGGCGATGTCGTTTTCGATTTGTCGGGTATTCGTATTGGCTTCGAGATTTGCGAAGATGCGTGGGTAGCTAGTCGGCCGGGGCGGTTGCTGTATGAGCGTGGTGTCGACATTATCCTGAACCCAACGGCTAGCCATTTTGCGTTTCTGAAATCGCAGGTGCGCGAACGGTTTGTGGTCGATGCATCGCGGGCCTTTGGGGTGAGCTACGTGTACAGTAATATGCTCGGTAATGAAGCAGGCCGGATGATCTACGACGGCGATGCAATGGTAGCCTCGAACGGCGAATTACTGGTGTCGGGGCCACGGTTGAGCTACGAAGATTTTCTGATTGTTTCGGCCGTAGTGGATGTGGAAGCTACCCGCCTGAATCAGACGCAGAATCGAGCTAACCTGTCGCTGGCCTATCCGAACCTACGCGTGACGACGACCTTCGACTGGCCTGACATTGCTCCTGTCATCCAGAAGGCTGAACTTGAAGCCTGGGAGCGGGGAGGCTATCTGAAAGAAGAAGAATTTGCCCGTGCCGTTGCCCTTGGCCTGTTCGACTACCTGCGGAAAAGTCGCTCGCATGGGTATGTATTGTCGCTGAGTGGGGGAGCCGATTCGTCGGCCATTGCCGCTCTGGTCTTTCTGATGATTCGGATGGCCGTTCAAAATATCGGTCTGGATGGGGTGAAAAAAAAGCTGGGTTATATCAAGGCCATTCAGGCCTGTAAAACACCTGAAGAAATGGTCGGTAAGCTCCTGACGGTCATGTATCAGGGCACCGAAAATTCTTCCGACGATACGTTCAATTCAGCCAAAACCCTGGCCGACGACATTGGGGCTACTTTCATGAATATCAATATCAACGGGCTGGTTGAAACCTACCGGGGACTGATCGAAGAACAACTGGGTCGTAAACTCTCGTGGGATAGCGATGATCTGGCGTTGCAGAATATTCAGGCACGGGTGCGGGCTCCGAGTATCTGGATGCTGGCGAACCTGAACAATGCGCTGTTGCTCAGTACGTCGAACCGTTCGGAAGCGGCTGTGGGATATGCTACCATGGATGGCGACACGGCCGGTAGTATATCGCCGATTACGGGGATCGATAAGCATTTTCTGCGGGGCTGGTTGCGCTGGCTCGAAACGGTGGGACTGAACGTGAAAAACGAATGGACACCCGCCGACCGAACGGGCACCGTCAGCGATCCATCAGCATCCGATGAGTTGATCAAGGTCAAAGGGTTGAGTGTGGTTAATAGCCTGCAACCCACGGCCGAACTGCGCCCGCTGGACAAAAAACAAACTGACGAAGACGATCTCATGCCCTACGATGTGCTGAACTCGATTGAAGAATGTGCCATTCGGGATAAGCAGCCGCCTTTAGAAGTCCTGAAGATGATTGAAGTGCGCTATGCAGGCAGTTATGACCGGGATCGGTTGTTGCTCTGGGTCGAGCGGTTCTTCAAACTCTGGAGCCGGAATCAGTGGAAACGGGAGCGGTACGCGCCCTCTTTCCACCTCGACGACCATAATCTCGATCCTCGTTCGTGGTGTCGCTTCCCCATTCTATCGGGAGGTTTCGAAAAAGAGCTGGCCGACATGCGCGACTGGGCCGCCGACCAGAAGCCCAACACCCGCAAGGGGAAGATTGGGTTTTAGCTAAGAAGCAGTATCGAACAATCTATCGTAAATAAGGAATGAAATTTATTGTCATTTAAGAGGAGCCGAATGAAAACAATTCTTCCCGGTCTTCTCTTTGCGGCTCTATGGGCGTCGGCTTCGGTGGCTACCAAGTTTGGGGTACAGTCGGCGCATCCACTGATTCTGGCGAATATTCGGTTTTTGATTGCGGGTAGCGGAATGCTCCTGTTTGCGTATAGTATACAGCATATGCCAGACGCCTGGCCTACGCGTACCGAATGGGGGCGGTTAATGGTCTTCTCGCTCCTGAATACCACGATTTACCTGGGCGCTTTTGTACTGGCTATAAAACAGGTATCAGCCGGGATCGGAAGCCTGTCAACTGCTACGAATCCATTGTTTATTGCCCTATTATCGGCCTTATGGTTGCGCCGGAAACCGGGCTGGAACGAAATCGGCGGGCTGTTGCTGGGTTTGGTTGGGGTAGGGGTTGCTACCTATCCGCTTTTGCAAAACAGCTATGCTACGGTCGAAGGGTTATTAATTTTGCTGGTAGGCATGATTTCGGTATCGGCGGCAACAGTCTATTATGCGCGTTTCGAATGGCGGCTACCGAACCTGGTTATCAATGGATGGCAGGTATTTCTGGGTGGATTACAATTGGTACCTTTTACACTGCTGTTTGCCGATTTCTCGTCATCTCATTACGACATGCGATTTTGGGCATCGCTGTTTTGGCTCATTTTGCCCGTATCTGTAGCGGCTTTGCAATTGTGGTTTTATCTGGTTCGGCAAGATCCAGTCCGGGCCTCACTCTGGCTTTTTCTTTGTCCGATTTTCGGTTTCGCTTACTCGTATCTACTTATGGACGAACCCATCACAGGGTACACACTGGCAGGTACAGCGCTCGTAATCGCCGGTTTGTGGCTGGGCCGAAAAGCGTAGAGACGCATCTTGCGTCTATTGACCAGATGGTTAAATTGCTGCTGACGCATAGGAGACGCAAGGATGCATCTCTACGGTTTTAATACCGTCATTTCAACCCGGCGGTTAAGCTTTCGTGTGGCTTCTGAATTGTTGCTGGCAATAGGACGTGTTGGCCCAAAGCCACGGGTGCTAATTCGATTGGCAGCAACGCCGTTCTTCACTAGGTACTCCTTCACCACATCAACACGTTGCTTGGAAAGGCGAAGGTTTTCATCGAAATCCCCTTGATTGTCGGTATGACCTGCCAGTTCGATTTCGGCAGTAGGATGTTCCTGCATAAAGGCCAGAAGCTGATCTAAGGTTGGCTGAGCTTCGGGCAGGAGTTCGGCTTTGCTCTGTACAAATTGAAGGGCTTTCAGTTGGGTAGTTGTTCCAGCGGCAACAACCAGTGGGGGGGGGTATAGATTACTTTGGCATCCAGCGTTTTAGGGGGTGTTATACGCGAACGACCAGTGGTTGTACTGTTGCTAACTGCCGGTTGCTCCGAAATAGGGGGCGTGGTCGCTGGAGTTTTTACAGGAGGTGCTGTAACCGTTGAGGTGCTAGTATGAGCAGGAGCAGCATTGCTCGGTCTGACTGGGTTTGAGCTTGTACGATAAAGTAACGTTGGATTTCTGGATCGATCCATGCTGGTCGCCGTTGGCGAAGAGAAATAAAGCTGTTCGTCAAGCGTAATATAGCCATCCGCTTTTGCTGTAAAAATATACGACTGCTTTGGGTCAAGCTTAAGTTGATATACCCCTTCGGCGTTGGTGGGTTGTTGATCACGAATGGCTCCAGCCTGATTTTTGGCGATAACAATAGCCCCGGCAATAGGCGCTTTTGTCTGGCCATCCAGAACGAATCCCTGTACAATAGCCGTACCGGTGGTTGGCGCGACCTGATGGGTAGGTGTGGTCTGGGCCCATACGACAGATACTACATGGCTACTGAAGATACACCCGGCAATTACTATATATTGAATACACGTCATAGTTTAAAGGCAACGTTGAAACGTCCCTCAAAAGTACGTTAAATGCCTTATAAATGGGCTATCGGCTATGTTCTAATGGGTTGTTATAAGGGCTCTTTTTTGAGTTGAAAAATAGTGTATAATTTGTTGATTATCAGCGTATTGTGCTGTGTAAATAATTGTGAAAAAATGAACGGGAAAAAGCCTTTTTTCGTTACTATTGTATGACACAGAAAACCAACGCAACGATGCATTCCCCGAACGCTCAGGCATCCCTTGCACCCGCTTCAACGGGCAATTTGCCGCTCGACGATAGCTGGCGGAAATCTATTCCAGCGCAAGTGTTTCTGAACCATTTTTTCTCGATGGACTATCATATCCATCACCAGAACGACCTCTTCGATCTCGCTAAATTTCCCATTTTTCAGCAGTTCTATGGGCGCGTGACGGACGAGAGTCGGAAAGCTTTGGAAAAGCTATTACTCAATAGCTGGAGTGCCGAATACGCCTTGCGGATTACGCCGGTCGTCAACGACGAACAGTATCTGCAAAGCTCCCTGCACTGGACGTTCCCACAGGCCTATTACAGTGCGTTGTTCAGCGCACGGGCATTTCTGGCAGTTCAGGGCGTGAATGTGAGCAACGAAGAGTTAATTCGGAAGCGGATTGGAAACATGGTCGTACGTGGCTATTACCCCGCTTCGATTGGTTATTATGCCCTTGGCCCTATCAATAATTACCGGATTCAACGGTTGCCGATGGCCAAACGGTTTAGCGTGGCGACTAAATCAGACCTGTTGCTGCCTTCGCGCGAAGGGTCTGTTCAGGCCGAATTGGCACAATTTCTGAAAACCACGCGGGATCAACGGGTGAAAGCCTTGCGCAACGCCATTCAGAATAACCCGAAAACAGCGCTACGAAGCCCAAAAACGGGTGAGATCTTACAGAAGTTCAGTGTGGAGCAATACAAGCAACTGGCCAAACAGATCGGCTACACAACCTATTTCGACATGCTGAGCCGCCTACGCATTTCGTCGACCAACCGAGAAATTGAACGGTTTGTCGATTCGGAAATCGATGTGAAGCTGTTTCATCAGAGTCTGGTCAATATCGTTGCGCATGTGAACTCCGTACACGAAGCGTATATTGCGAAAGCGTTGGGTATGCAGGCGTATCGCCAATTAGTGGCTAAGTTACCTTCTTATTTGCAGGAGAGTTTCGTACGCGAACGAATGAATACCATCATTGCGCCCATGCTTAGTGCCCCAGCTTCGGAGCACGATTCATTTCTGCGCATGGCCGCCTAAAAAAGAATAGCACTAGTCAGGTATAGACTGGATTGCTTAGTCATGGCAATCCATGGATTGAAACCCCGGTCGACAGTTTGTTGGCCGGGGTTTTGTTTACACCCGGACCAGTTCGGCCAACCCTATGCCCGAGTCGGCGGCTCCGTAATACATCCAGATACGCCCGGAATCGGGCCATTGAATCCAGCCGTTGGAGAATACAACATTCGGAAAGAAGCCTTCCCGCTCCCATAGATGTTCGGGGGTAAGCAAAGGGAGGTTAGAGCGATCAAGTACCCGCGCGGGATCGTCTTTATCCAGTAGGGCAAGTGCCAGCGAATACGAGTGGGTTGCGTCGGCTCCATGATAACACACCAGCCAGCCCTCGTCAGTGAGTATTGGTTCAGGCCCGGCTCCGATTTTGCCGCCTTCCCAGCTAAAGGAATGACCAAGTGGGTCGGTGTCAATATGTCCCCGACCGCCAAACAGAAAGCGATGATTGCCCCAGTGGATACTATCGTCCGATTCGGCCAGCCAAATTGACGGTTTACCTATTTCCGAAACCATGGGCCG
This window of the Spirosoma aerolatum genome carries:
- a CDS encoding nuclear transport factor 2 family protein produces the protein MASTAQLLEDSLLVVWNDRDADRRLEAMSRIYAPDIHFYESNSGEAIIGHQAINELITNLQTEWPVEFHFELNKPSQVNHAIQMIFWNLGPQGVQPVATGMDVAVVENDQIKSLYLFLDKAN
- a CDS encoding DMT family transporter — encoded protein: MKTILPGLLFAALWASASVATKFGVQSAHPLILANIRFLIAGSGMLLFAYSIQHMPDAWPTRTEWGRLMVFSLLNTTIYLGAFVLAIKQVSAGIGSLSTATNPLFIALLSALWLRRKPGWNEIGGLLLGLVGVGVATYPLLQNSYATVEGLLILLVGMISVSAATVYYARFEWRLPNLVINGWQVFLGGLQLVPFTLLFADFSSSHYDMRFWASLFWLILPVSVAALQLWFYLVRQDPVRASLWLFLCPIFGFAYSYLLMDEPITGYTLAGTALVIAGLWLGRKA
- a CDS encoding carboxypeptidase-like regulatory domain-containing protein, whose protein sequence is MTCIQYIVIAGCIFSSHVVSVVWAQTTPTHQVAPTTGTAIVQGFVLDGQTKAPIAGAIVIAKNQAGAIRDQQPTNAEGVYQLKLDPKQSYIFTAKADGYITLDEQLYFSSPTATSMDRSRNPTLLYRTSSNPVRPSNAAPAHTSTSTVTAPPVKTPATTPPISEQPAVSNSTTTGRSRITPPKTLDAKVIYTPPHWLLPLEQLPN
- a CDS encoding DUF5690 family protein; this encodes MKSPAFLRNPTAFVLYGATVAFCTYACMYAFRRGITAVTFEGMMFAGISYKIWLVTAQVFGYAVSKGIGVKVVSEMSPSRRAVNILFFVGVALLALLGFALVPAPWNIVFLFLNGLPLGLVYGTMLGFLEGRRQTDALVAGLTASFIFASGFVKTVALTIKTAWGISEFWLPFVTGSLFVLPMLLSIYGLTLLPPPTDEDRASRTLRKPMDADERRAFVANFRPGLILLILSYVLLSAFRDFRDNFGPEILKDAGVENPGIFAKTETLVAVGVLIIMALLQRVSNNFRAFTLLNGLMLAGGALVGLSTYAYATGTLSPGNWFLLTGLGLYMAYVPCNGLYFERLIASFRYVSTVGFIVTLADWYGYLGSVGVLLYKNFGHATISYREFFIYGAYIMAVLYILLVIGSYLYFKGRFQAETLLRERASVV
- a CDS encoding OmpA family protein, whose protein sequence is MVVAAGTTTQLKALQFVQSKAELLPEAQPTLDQLLAFMQEHPTAEIELAGHTDNQGDFDENLRLSKQRVDVVKEYLVKNGVAANRISTRGFGPTRPIASNNSEATRKLNRRVEMTVLKP
- the nadE gene encoding NAD(+) synthase, whose protein sequence is MKLLKIAAGVLNQIPLAWEHNKQNIINAIEEAQRQNVSLLCLTELCISGYGCEDAFFAQNTIDQSVASLLDIVEHTSGIAVAVGLPLRHNNRTFDVACLIANKRILGFTAKQFMANNGVHYETRWFQPWPPYVRDEIKIGDFMYPFGDVVFDLSGIRIGFEICEDAWVASRPGRLLYERGVDIILNPTASHFAFLKSQVRERFVVDASRAFGVSYVYSNMLGNEAGRMIYDGDAMVASNGELLVSGPRLSYEDFLIVSAVVDVEATRLNQTQNRANLSLAYPNLRVTTTFDWPDIAPVIQKAELEAWERGGYLKEEEFARAVALGLFDYLRKSRSHGYVLSLSGGADSSAIAALVFLMIRMAVQNIGLDGVKKKLGYIKAIQACKTPEEMVGKLLTVMYQGTENSSDDTFNSAKTLADDIGATFMNININGLVETYRGLIEEQLGRKLSWDSDDLALQNIQARVRAPSIWMLANLNNALLLSTSNRSEAAVGYATMDGDTAGSISPITGIDKHFLRGWLRWLETVGLNVKNEWTPADRTGTVSDPSASDELIKVKGLSVVNSLQPTAELRPLDKKQTDEDDLMPYDVLNSIEECAIRDKQPPLEVLKMIEVRYAGSYDRDRLLLWVERFFKLWSRNQWKRERYAPSFHLDDHNLDPRSWCRFPILSGGFEKELADMRDWAADQKPNTRKGKIGF